From a region of the Salinispira pacifica genome:
- a CDS encoding transglutaminase-like domain-containing protein — MALIPALITAVRNSTVIRRRIRKTALLLLALTTTLLPPLLFAVLFNAEGNLLYVWAHGFLSVLLAAPPGFFFASASSSPSAGNGYGRYVAGGLFFLLQAALVILVITIVSITSSSSYAAWFSFVSREGASSTISYYFVLKLLLFSSFTGSAIIRSNILIPLLLLSFMLLMLFSVMYAVPWLAAAAVASLVLAIFLMDIRSRGNYDRRGLLSILQYVVLCLLVASLVWAVSSRNPDPPSPSVLPDRLTGTVFRLWTDFPLAVDIPGFGGNYGTGGIDGSAALSSSPVFLLKHPGRRGDVLHLRSQVFDLYQDSSWRISGRFIQSSDNGMLGRSDIAGHPSPGDIEITTLAEYYSSIPHLLETARIIDGGEAAELSYASTAAGFLFARPFTRGRRFLLINEGSPSQGNAGRPDAALDASRTDPPGDPRADPPGEPPDARDLSYYLQLSNYISQEVRDLGAELKGDSPAESIRSVRDYLKENFDYTLSYPRVAGRTDVVSHFLGTADAGYCTQFASSMTILLRIMGIPSRYVTGFYTRLSRDGEETIVRGLNAHAWSEAWIDGRGWVVVEATPPMMSEASQNDPSRYNPYADRLTGRQLEGVFGRPEDPPEPRVLPGSGMEEKQGISIQKLLLSAGAVLAVMLGSILGILALAAFGFLLLPVKWKITLKLQMILRLTSLRIADARAFSEDGQAHSQDGSHVKGWLYTLRLLENNSRIDAGEHQMLRPLLLRFCYSARQPARSELQALNAASGRIIPRLIFDTRIR; from the coding sequence ATGGCTCTGATACCCGCCCTGATCACTGCAGTGCGTAACTCAACTGTTATCCGCCGGAGAATCCGGAAAACCGCCCTTCTGCTCCTTGCACTGACAACCACCCTGCTGCCGCCCCTTCTGTTTGCCGTGCTTTTCAATGCGGAAGGGAATCTGCTCTATGTGTGGGCCCACGGATTTCTCTCGGTGCTCCTGGCGGCCCCCCCGGGGTTTTTCTTTGCATCCGCATCTTCATCCCCATCCGCCGGGAACGGCTACGGCAGATATGTTGCCGGGGGACTGTTTTTTCTCCTCCAGGCGGCTCTGGTTATCCTGGTCATCACCATCGTCAGCATCACCAGCTCATCCAGCTATGCAGCCTGGTTCAGCTTTGTGAGCCGGGAGGGAGCAAGTTCGACCATCAGTTATTATTTTGTTCTCAAGCTGCTGTTATTCTCATCCTTCACCGGGTCCGCAATAATCCGAAGCAATATTCTTATTCCTTTGCTGCTTCTGTCATTTATGCTCCTCATGCTTTTCTCGGTTATGTACGCCGTTCCATGGCTTGCAGCGGCTGCGGTGGCAAGCCTGGTTCTCGCCATATTTCTCATGGATATACGCAGCCGGGGAAATTACGACCGCCGGGGGCTGTTATCCATTCTTCAGTACGTGGTTCTCTGCCTGCTGGTTGCCTCCCTGGTGTGGGCTGTCAGTTCCCGGAACCCCGACCCGCCCAGTCCGTCGGTTCTGCCCGACCGGCTGACAGGCACCGTGTTCCGGCTGTGGACAGATTTTCCATTGGCGGTGGATATCCCCGGCTTCGGCGGTAACTATGGAACAGGCGGAATTGACGGAAGCGCCGCCCTCAGCTCATCCCCGGTATTTCTTCTCAAACATCCCGGCAGGCGGGGAGATGTCCTGCATCTGCGGAGTCAGGTTTTTGATCTGTATCAGGACTCATCATGGCGCATAAGCGGCAGGTTCATCCAATCCTCTGACAACGGCATGCTGGGCCGTTCAGATATTGCCGGCCATCCTTCGCCGGGAGATATTGAAATTACCACCCTGGCCGAGTACTACTCCAGCATCCCCCATCTGCTGGAAACTGCACGCATTATCGACGGGGGGGAAGCGGCGGAGCTCAGCTACGCATCAACGGCTGCGGGGTTTCTGTTCGCCCGGCCCTTCACCCGGGGAAGACGGTTTCTGTTGATCAATGAAGGCTCACCGTCACAGGGAAATGCCGGTCGTCCGGATGCTGCCCTCGATGCTTCCCGCACTGATCCGCCCGGAGATCCCCGCGCTGACCCCCCCGGAGAACCACCGGACGCCCGGGATCTTTCCTATTATCTGCAGCTGAGCAACTATATCAGCCAGGAGGTGCGGGATCTGGGGGCGGAGCTCAAGGGTGACTCCCCTGCAGAAAGCATTCGCTCGGTGCGGGATTACCTGAAAGAGAATTTTGACTACACTCTTTCATATCCCCGGGTTGCCGGTCGAACCGATGTGGTCAGCCATTTTCTCGGCACAGCAGATGCAGGATACTGCACCCAGTTTGCCAGCTCCATGACCATTCTCCTGCGCATCATGGGTATTCCCAGCCGCTACGTTACCGGATTTTACACCAGGCTGAGCCGGGACGGTGAGGAAACCATTGTGCGGGGATTAAACGCCCATGCCTGGAGTGAGGCCTGGATAGACGGCCGGGGCTGGGTGGTGGTGGAAGCCACTCCCCCCATGATGAGCGAAGCTTCGCAAAATGATCCGTCCCGGTACAACCCCTATGCAGACCGGCTCACCGGCCGTCAGCTGGAAGGGGTTTTCGGCCGCCCCGAAGATCCCCCTGAACCCCGGGTGCTGCCGGGATCCGGCATGGAGGAGAAACAGGGCATCAGTATTCAGAAGCTGCTGCTGAGTGCAGGCGCCGTCCTGGCAGTCATGCTGGGATCAATCCTGGGAATACTTGCATTGGCCGCTTTCGGGTTTCTGCTATTACCGGTGAAATGGAAAATTACCCTGAAGCTGCAGATGATCCTCCGCCTTACATCTCTCAGGATTGCCGATGCCCGTGCCTTTTCCGAAGATGGCCAGGCTCATTCTCAGGATGGCTCACACGTGAAGGGCTGGCTGTACACGCTGCGGCTTCTGGAAAACAATTCCCGGATCGATGCAGGGGAACATCAGATGCTCCGGCCCCTTCTCCTGCGCTTCTGCTATTCCGCACGACAACCGGCACGTTCTGAACTGCAGGCACTGAATGCCGCTTCCGGAAGGATCATCCCCAGGCTGATTTTTGATACCCGGATTCGATAA
- a CDS encoding DUF58 domain-containing protein, which yields MKIRILSTLVYLIFLYLINLARGAVGGFFIYAYALLLALPVVSIIHVVLSAITLRYNQEFSSHHGYRGEYLPYRLKISNELPLFSPRIRVRFKVITPHMRHLAPDELSANMRPREDVGLENFTITLGPGQRHEYLRRVYCPLIGKYNIGLESLRITDMLDWFSIEPQVLSFTLYVYPRVYGVPELEGESRALGGSRGRSRGIHQDHSFFTGLREYRPGESLSMLHWKRFSSQGIAMLREYTPVSQRRCVMYLDTRRSEEDSWRIIRREDYSLELLVSCSAALLDQGIPVDIRIPDLQRISMNAKEDLALLQQQCLEAVFSPDKDMLKLYNRDTAEGRSRGMSVLFITHEAGGELLNMFRGSSAIQNGLEAIINETGADAELRNYHRRRIRQLAAAAGRIHFTDAHMETGEEIRWL from the coding sequence GTGAAAATCCGGATCCTGTCCACCCTGGTGTATCTCATCTTTCTCTACCTCATCAATCTCGCCAGGGGAGCCGTGGGAGGATTTTTCATCTACGCCTATGCTCTGCTGCTTGCTCTTCCGGTTGTGAGCATTATCCATGTGGTTCTCAGCGCCATAACTCTGCGCTACAACCAGGAGTTTTCATCCCACCACGGATACCGGGGAGAGTATCTGCCCTACCGGCTGAAAATCAGCAATGAACTGCCCCTCTTCAGTCCCAGAATCCGGGTTCGTTTCAAGGTGATAACTCCCCATATGCGGCATCTCGCCCCGGATGAGTTGTCTGCAAACATGAGACCCCGGGAAGATGTGGGGCTTGAGAATTTCACCATAACCCTGGGGCCGGGACAGCGGCATGAGTACCTGCGCAGGGTGTACTGCCCCCTCATCGGGAAGTACAACATCGGACTGGAATCCCTGAGAATCACCGACATGCTGGACTGGTTCTCCATTGAGCCCCAGGTTCTCTCCTTCACCCTCTACGTGTACCCCAGGGTGTACGGCGTACCAGAATTGGAGGGCGAATCCAGAGCCCTGGGCGGCAGCAGGGGCAGAAGCCGGGGCATCCATCAGGATCACAGCTTTTTCACCGGCCTCAGGGAATACCGGCCCGGGGAGTCCCTCTCCATGCTCCACTGGAAGCGCTTCAGCAGCCAGGGCATTGCAATGCTCAGGGAATACACCCCCGTATCCCAGCGGCGCTGCGTCATGTATCTTGATACCCGCAGAAGCGAAGAAGACAGCTGGAGAATAATCCGCCGGGAGGACTACTCCCTGGAACTTCTGGTAAGCTGCAGCGCCGCTCTCCTGGATCAGGGAATACCCGTGGATATCCGCATACCCGATCTTCAGCGCATATCCATGAATGCAAAAGAGGATCTGGCCCTGCTTCAGCAGCAATGTCTGGAGGCCGTATTTTCACCGGATAAGGATATGCTGAAGCTCTACAACCGCGATACCGCCGAGGGAAGATCCCGCGGTATGAGCGTACTCTTTATTACCCACGAAGCCGGGGGTGAACTGCTCAATATGTTTCGGGGAAGTTCGGCCATCCAGAACGGACTTGAAGCGATCATCAACGAAACCGGTGCAGATGCCGAGCTGCGCAACTATCACCGCAGGAGAATACGGCAGCTTGCCGCGGCAGCCGGCAGGATTCACTTCACCGATGCCCACATGGAAACGGGAGAGGAGATCCGATGGCTCTGA
- a CDS encoding AAA family ATPase translates to MSESSPGMVKALYEELENSIMKVFVGTGDSIRPVILGFLSGMHVLLEDIPGVGKTTLALALARSSGLDFGRIQFTPDLLPGDIIGMTVWDPDSRDFRFKAGAVNHQFILADEINRASERTQSALLEAMAEGQLSVEGEKHPLPQPFFVIATQNPITFAGTFMLPESQTDRFGVSTALGYPGEDHEKTILRRFRESNPLETLTAVCTPREILQAREEISRVELAENVEEYIIGICSRTRKGGRYRLGVSPRGSIHLMRAAQAEAAAHGRDFVIPEDVSRAAGYVLPHRVRLSSDPRNSQIDEHHMISQTLREQKVPHVPVGRHS, encoded by the coding sequence GTGAGCGAGTCCAGTCCGGGCATGGTGAAAGCCCTGTACGAAGAATTGGAAAATTCAATTATGAAGGTGTTTGTGGGAACCGGAGATAGCATCCGGCCGGTAATTCTGGGGTTTCTCTCTGGAATGCATGTTCTTCTGGAAGATATTCCCGGTGTGGGAAAAACCACTCTTGCGCTGGCCCTGGCACGCTCCTCGGGTCTTGACTTCGGGCGGATTCAGTTCACTCCCGATCTTCTCCCGGGAGATATAATCGGGATGACGGTGTGGGATCCTGACAGCAGGGATTTCCGGTTCAAGGCCGGAGCAGTGAATCATCAGTTTATTCTGGCGGACGAGATAAACCGGGCCAGCGAACGAACCCAGTCGGCCCTGCTTGAGGCGATGGCCGAAGGACAGCTCAGCGTGGAGGGGGAAAAGCATCCCCTGCCCCAACCCTTTTTTGTCATTGCAACCCAGAATCCCATCACCTTCGCCGGCACCTTTATGCTCCCGGAATCCCAGACCGACCGCTTCGGCGTCTCAACAGCCCTGGGCTACCCCGGGGAGGATCATGAAAAAACCATTCTCAGACGCTTCAGAGAATCCAATCCCCTGGAAACCCTCACAGCGGTGTGCACCCCCCGGGAAATACTCCAGGCCCGGGAGGAGATCTCCCGGGTGGAACTGGCGGAAAATGTGGAAGAATACATCATCGGTATTTGTTCCCGGACCAGAAAGGGTGGGCGCTACCGCCTGGGAGTAAGCCCCAGAGGAAGCATTCATCTCATGCGGGCCGCACAGGCGGAGGCCGCTGCACATGGCCGGGACTTTGTAATTCCCGAGGATGTTTCCCGGGCTGCAGGATACGTTCTCCCCCACCGGGTCCGGCTGTCCAGCGACCCCCGCAACTCCCAGATCGATGAACATCACATGATATCCCAAACCCTGCGGGAACAGAAGGTCCCCCATGTTCCCGTGGGCCGGCACAGTTAG
- a CDS encoding YihY/virulence factor BrkB family protein, with amino-acid sequence MFRDILRHVMKRYDRINGPLLAKGLGFSLILGILPLLFIALSAGAYLLNLTPELQDMIIGGLGDFIPVEILQNYLSKLFEYSQNWQSLSIITIVFFLIFSLNLFNALGRVLRTILSRKRSTVTRHNLISLILLTGSLLLFYLSIIIGSRMDLLAGIIPLTGSIAQWARTLFDVLSITIVLTVLYYIYSNRSVDFLPTAGVALLSAVIWEGVSTLGVVIIRSMTNRFLIFGAMATPIILLVYLRIFAEIIIFSSLVVDYFSSRLYSGYEPLAKQFIHEHIQHEHKS; translated from the coding sequence ATGTTTCGAGATATTCTGCGCCATGTAATGAAGCGCTACGACAGGATTAATGGTCCTCTGCTGGCCAAAGGGCTGGGATTTTCCCTGATTCTGGGAATTCTTCCCCTGCTTTTCATTGCATTGAGCGCCGGAGCATATCTGCTGAATCTTACTCCTGAGCTTCAAGATATGATTATCGGAGGGCTGGGAGACTTTATCCCGGTGGAAATTCTCCAAAACTACCTGAGCAAACTGTTTGAATACTCCCAGAACTGGCAGTCTTTGAGCATTATCACCATCGTGTTTTTCCTGATTTTCTCCCTCAATCTGTTCAACGCCCTGGGCAGGGTGCTGAGGACGATTCTTTCACGGAAGCGTTCCACGGTAACCCGTCATAATCTGATTTCCCTCATCCTGCTTACCGGAAGTCTGCTCCTCTTTTATCTGTCAATAATCATCGGCAGCAGGATGGATCTTCTGGCAGGGATAATTCCCCTTACCGGAAGCATAGCCCAGTGGGCCAGAACGCTGTTTGATGTTCTCAGCATTACCATTGTGCTGACGGTGCTGTATTACATCTATTCCAACCGCAGCGTGGACTTTCTCCCTACTGCGGGAGTCGCTCTTCTTTCTGCGGTGATCTGGGAGGGGGTGAGCACCCTGGGGGTTGTGATCATCCGCTCAATGACAAACCGTTTCCTGATTTTCGGCGCCATGGCCACCCCCATCATTCTGCTGGTGTATCTGCGGATTTTCGCAGAGATCATTATTTTTTCCAGTCTGGTGGTGGACTATTTTTCTTCCCGCCTCTACAGCGGATACGAACCCCTGGCCAAACAATTTATCCACGAGCACATTCAGCATGAGCATAAATCCTGA
- a CDS encoding cation:proton antiporter gives MSINPDISMTFELAVVAVLIGGYISAKAAGKAKLPPVLGMTLFGVTISLLQGRGLLGATPPLLEDIIPSLKSLALVVILLRAGLGIHLRTLKKIGLSAVLLSFVPMLMEALAVTAVSMVLFSWDAGQALLLGFLLAAVSPAVVVPSMLELKEKRYGEKNDVPTLVLAGASLDDVLAISLFTIVLHGFTGEGSSAGSPIQTVLMALGDVGLSLTLGILPGIAAGLILLWLFRRYHQSIRATEKTLLLLGSALALFSVGQSAHTAALLGIMTMGFILLRYHPPAARELGAKLGKAWIFAEILLFVFIGMAVDIDIALDAGLRGLIIIAAGLAARALGVLISCIPSPLNWKERLFVIVSYIPKATVQAALGAVPLAAGIPGGEQMLATAVLAIVVTAPLGLLGIRSLSPRLLDITFSPQQEPREEKP, from the coding sequence ATGAGCATAAATCCTGATATTTCCATGACCTTTGAACTTGCGGTGGTGGCTGTGCTTATCGGCGGGTACATCAGTGCCAAGGCTGCAGGGAAAGCCAAGCTTCCGCCGGTTCTGGGAATGACGCTGTTCGGCGTGACCATTTCCCTGCTCCAGGGCAGGGGGCTGCTGGGCGCCACCCCTCCGCTGCTGGAAGATATTATCCCTTCGCTGAAGTCTCTTGCCCTGGTGGTAATTCTGCTTCGGGCGGGACTGGGAATACATCTTCGCACCCTGAAGAAGATCGGGCTGAGCGCCGTGCTGCTCTCTTTTGTTCCCATGCTGATGGAGGCGCTGGCGGTTACAGCTGTGAGCATGGTTCTGTTTTCATGGGATGCCGGACAGGCGCTGCTGCTTGGTTTTCTCCTGGCTGCGGTGAGTCCTGCGGTGGTGGTGCCTTCCATGCTGGAGCTGAAGGAGAAACGCTACGGCGAGAAGAACGATGTTCCCACCCTGGTGCTTGCCGGTGCCAGCCTGGATGATGTGCTGGCAATCAGCCTGTTCACCATTGTTTTACACGGGTTCACCGGGGAAGGAAGTTCCGCCGGCTCCCCCATTCAGACCGTCCTTATGGCGCTGGGAGATGTGGGGCTGTCGCTGACCTTGGGGATATTGCCGGGGATTGCCGCCGGGCTGATCCTGCTGTGGCTGTTCCGCAGATATCATCAGAGCATACGGGCAACGGAGAAAACCCTGCTGTTGCTGGGAAGCGCACTTGCGTTGTTTTCGGTGGGGCAGTCAGCCCATACCGCCGCCCTTCTGGGGATCATGACCATGGGGTTCATTTTGCTGCGGTATCATCCCCCGGCGGCGAGGGAGCTGGGGGCGAAACTGGGCAAGGCATGGATTTTCGCCGAAATTCTGCTCTTTGTGTTTATCGGAATGGCGGTGGATATTGATATTGCCCTTGATGCAGGTCTCAGGGGGCTGATCATTATTGCTGCCGGTCTGGCAGCCAGAGCCCTTGGAGTCTTGATCAGCTGTATTCCCAGCCCGTTGAACTGGAAAGAACGGCTTTTTGTAATCGTCAGCTATATTCCAAAGGCAACAGTGCAGGCGGCCCTGGGGGCGGTTCCCCTTGCCGCCGGCATTCCCGGCGGGGAGCAGATGCTGGCAACGGCGGTGCTCGCAATTGTGGTCACCGCACCTCTGGGGCTGCTGGGAATACGGAGCTTGTCTCCCAGACTCCTGGATATTACCTTTAGCCCGCAACAGGAACCCCGAGAGGAGAAACCATGA
- a CDS encoding TIGR00266 family protein — protein sequence MTHSIEHSPVFSTLKVTLDAGESIIGEQGAMISMSPSIELQAKTSGKGIFGAVKSMVGGESLFSTTYTASENNSELVLAPGSPGDIIHYEMTGRTILAQGGAYLAGTTGLELSTQGSLRAMVMGEGLFLQRISGNGHVWLSCFGAVYEKQLGPGEEYSVDNSNLLAFEEGVTYQIKKATKGLFSTFASGEGFVSRFTGPGKVWIQTRSVRGLAQVLMPFMQKSSGN from the coding sequence ATGACGCATAGCATTGAACACAGCCCGGTATTCAGCACCCTGAAGGTCACCCTGGATGCCGGCGAATCCATTATCGGTGAACAGGGCGCAATGATCTCCATGAGTCCTTCCATCGAGCTGCAGGCGAAAACCAGCGGAAAGGGTATTTTCGGTGCGGTGAAATCCATGGTCGGGGGTGAGAGTCTGTTCTCCACAACCTACACTGCCAGCGAAAACAATTCCGAGCTCGTCCTTGCCCCGGGAAGCCCCGGAGATATTATCCACTATGAAATGACCGGGCGAACCATTCTGGCCCAGGGCGGAGCGTATCTTGCGGGTACAACCGGTCTTGAGCTGAGCACCCAGGGTTCCCTGCGGGCAATGGTGATGGGCGAAGGGCTTTTTCTCCAGAGAATCAGCGGAAACGGTCACGTGTGGCTTTCATGCTTCGGTGCTGTGTACGAAAAACAGCTGGGGCCGGGAGAAGAGTACTCGGTGGACAACAGCAATCTTCTTGCCTTTGAGGAAGGGGTTACGTATCAGATCAAAAAAGCCACCAAAGGGCTTTTTTCCACATTTGCCAGCGGAGAGGGCTTTGTATCACGGTTCACCGGCCCCGGTAAGGTGTGGATTCAGACACGCAGCGTTCGGGGACTTGCACAGGTACTCATGCCCTTCATGCAGAAATCCAGCGGGAACTAA
- the mnmD gene encoding tRNA (5-methylaminomethyl-2-thiouridine)(34)-methyltransferase MnmD, which translates to MENWNPRYNDVYFTPDQGINESRHVFIEGSGLSTRFSRACSRGETQFSIVEIGFGTGLNFMLSLIELQKPGSLQSPDPSALPRLRYVSVEKYPLNLTERMELLSPYFSALPELEQLSSLIPFPRPGWNTWNIPPEIPIPGSRISRAASKVFSPVSSPDVCLELFQGDIREFAEELGALPAGSVHSVYLDGHSPDKNPEMWSTALFRTLNRLCAPEAYLSSYSSAGVVKRALREAGFQVTRRPGFGKKRHMLTARPSAPAAGQPLPGAEPAPTCEVAENTNEKTAGDGAKKSRAPRNKTLSLSPEDRRELKRSLWVVEDCESSSAEGEAGGEWYRDRIFAGDSLQLCRQMPDNSVDLIVADPPYAALRKQFGTRGFSITEPRQYAEWLEPYFAEFARILSDAGSVYVCGDWRGAEAVQPLMNRYFHLRNRITWEREKGRGARANWKNSHEDIWFATKSDSYRFNLDEVKILRSVKAPYTRNGSPRDWLPSSDGAGYRLTHPGNSWTDLTVPFWSMPENTDHPTQKPEKLAARIILASSRPGDLVFDPFLGSGTTAVAARKLGRSFCGCELEEEYCLYALKRLRQADQSPEIQGILSHGDKHIFLHRNSSEAAARKALEQGLLDNE; encoded by the coding sequence ATGGAAAACTGGAATCCCCGCTACAATGATGTGTATTTTACCCCCGATCAGGGAATAAATGAAAGCCGCCACGTGTTTATTGAAGGAAGCGGTCTCAGCACCCGCTTTTCCCGTGCCTGCAGCCGGGGCGAGACCCAGTTCTCCATTGTGGAGATCGGCTTCGGAACCGGGCTGAATTTCATGCTCAGCCTGATTGAGCTGCAGAAGCCCGGCTCCCTCCAGTCGCCGGATCCCTCTGCTCTTCCGCGGCTGCGCTATGTATCTGTTGAAAAATATCCATTGAATCTGACCGAGCGGATGGAACTGCTCTCTCCGTATTTCTCCGCGCTCCCTGAGCTTGAGCAGCTTTCTTCGCTGATCCCCTTTCCCCGTCCCGGCTGGAATACCTGGAACATCCCTCCGGAGATACCTATTCCCGGCTCCCGTATTTCAAGGGCCGCTTCTAAGGTCTTTTCTCCGGTCTCTTCTCCGGATGTCTGTTTGGAGCTTTTTCAGGGAGATATTCGGGAGTTTGCCGAAGAACTCGGGGCCCTGCCCGCCGGGAGCGTTCACAGCGTGTATCTGGACGGCCACAGTCCCGACAAAAATCCCGAAATGTGGAGTACCGCCCTGTTCCGTACCCTGAACCGTCTGTGCGCACCCGAAGCATACCTTAGTTCCTACAGCAGTGCCGGGGTGGTGAAGCGGGCGTTGAGAGAGGCCGGGTTTCAGGTCACACGCAGGCCGGGATTCGGAAAAAAGCGCCACATGCTCACGGCCCGTCCATCAGCCCCGGCGGCGGGCCAGCCTCTCCCCGGGGCAGAACCGGCCCCGACTTGTGAGGTGGCGGAAAATACAAACGAAAAAACAGCCGGAGATGGGGCGAAGAAGAGCCGGGCTCCGCGAAACAAAACCCTGAGCCTCAGTCCGGAGGATCGGCGGGAGCTGAAAAGGTCCCTGTGGGTTGTGGAAGATTGTGAAAGTAGTTCCGCAGAGGGAGAGGCCGGCGGGGAATGGTACCGGGACAGGATTTTTGCCGGGGACTCTCTCCAGCTGTGCAGGCAGATGCCCGACAACTCGGTGGATCTTATTGTGGCCGATCCCCCCTATGCCGCACTGCGAAAGCAGTTCGGCACCAGGGGGTTTTCCATTACCGAGCCCCGGCAGTACGCTGAATGGCTTGAGCCCTACTTTGCCGAGTTTGCGCGGATTCTTTCAGATGCGGGGTCCGTGTATGTATGCGGCGACTGGAGGGGGGCGGAAGCGGTTCAACCTCTGATGAACAGGTACTTTCATCTGAGAAACCGGATTACCTGGGAGCGGGAAAAAGGCAGGGGTGCCAGGGCCAACTGGAAAAACAGCCACGAAGATATCTGGTTCGCCACGAAATCCGATTCCTACCGCTTTAATCTGGATGAGGTGAAAATCCTTCGAAGCGTAAAGGCCCCGTATACCCGAAACGGTTCACCCCGGGACTGGCTCCCTTCATCCGACGGCGCAGGCTACCGACTGACCCATCCGGGGAACAGCTGGACCGATCTTACCGTGCCATTCTGGTCCATGCCGGAAAACACCGACCATCCCACCCAGAAGCCGGAGAAGCTGGCGGCGCGTATAATTCTTGCCTCCAGCCGTCCAGGGGACCTGGTGTTTGACCCCTTCCTGGGGTCTGGAACCACTGCGGTGGCCGCGCGGAAGCTGGGGCGTTCCTTCTGCGGCTGCGAGCTGGAGGAGGAGTACTGCCTCTATGCTCTGAAGCGTCTAAGGCAGGCCGACCAGTCTCCGGAAATCCAGGGCATCCTGTCTCACGGCGATAAACATATTTTCCTTCACCGCAACAGCAGCGAAGCCGCCGCCCGGAAGGCCCTTGAGCAGGGATTGCTGGACAATGAGTGA
- a CDS encoding DUF368 domain-containing protein has product MKSTPMTWLINGLKGMFIGMANAIPGVSGGTIAVITGIYEPLIEALGSVFSKDAKWRKTIPGVLPLLIPVVIGVFTGITLFANVIDLLFLSIPMQTQFLFIGLILGSLPFIIKQSGKTSFRWSYAIPLILGAGLLIWMALRAEAMGDRSALISAQQVIRQITPANIILIMIVGAIATGTMVIPGVSGSFLLVVIGMYATFKTMFVEGNLPVIGVFMVGAIAGLLLVSKLIAVLLEKFHGHTYFGIIGLVLGSAAFLWPGFTFDTDGYTSLLAFGIGFAAAFFLGTDKKEKLKTSATDSSPKSSDASPENSDTDSQASKGSRTTQKNEEE; this is encoded by the coding sequence ATGAAGAGTACACCCATGACCTGGCTTATTAATGGTCTGAAAGGCATGTTTATCGGGATGGCCAATGCCATTCCCGGAGTAAGCGGCGGAACAATCGCGGTAATCACCGGAATTTATGAGCCCCTTATAGAAGCATTGGGTTCGGTATTTTCAAAAGACGCCAAATGGAGGAAAACGATCCCCGGGGTTCTGCCTCTGCTCATTCCCGTGGTGATCGGCGTTTTTACCGGTATCACCCTGTTCGCCAATGTGATAGATCTGCTGTTCCTCAGCATCCCCATGCAGACCCAGTTTTTGTTCATCGGGCTGATCCTGGGGAGCCTTCCCTTTATTATCAAGCAGAGCGGAAAAACCAGTTTCCGCTGGAGCTACGCCATCCCGCTCATTCTGGGAGCCGGTCTTCTCATATGGATGGCTCTCCGGGCCGAGGCCATGGGGGACCGATCCGCTCTGATCTCCGCCCAGCAGGTGATCCGGCAGATTACTCCCGCCAATATCATCCTGATTATGATTGTTGGTGCCATCGCCACGGGAACCATGGTAATTCCCGGGGTGAGCGGATCATTTCTTCTTGTGGTGATCGGCATGTATGCCACCTTCAAGACCATGTTTGTGGAAGGGAATCTGCCGGTGATCGGCGTGTTCATGGTGGGCGCCATTGCGGGGCTTCTCCTGGTTTCCAAGCTCATAGCAGTGCTTCTTGAGAAGTTCCACGGTCACACCTATTTCGGTATTATCGGTCTGGTGCTGGGATCCGCAGCCTTTCTCTGGCCGGGATTCACTTTTGATACCGACGGGTACACCAGTCTTCTGGCCTTTGGTATCGGGTTTGCCGCAGCGTTCTTCCTGGGCACCGATAAGAAAGAAAAACTGAAAACCAGTGCCACCGATTCAAGTCCGAAAAGCTCCGATGCGAGTCCTGAAAACAGCGATACAGACTCCCAGGCCTCCAAAGGCTCCCGAACCACCCAAAAGAATGAAGAGGAATAA